The following coding sequences lie in one Synechococcus sp. PCC 7336 genomic window:
- a CDS encoding phytoene synthase — translation MTSLTQSIELCRRITAHHAKTFYLGSLLMPADKRHAIWAIYAWLRQTDELVDGAEAEGLSPKALQSKLDGWAERMESLFETDTSSVKTEIALADAIARYKIPIRPFREMIAGQRMDLERDRYETWEELRLYCYRVAGTVGEMSSAIMGFAPGREAMEEAISLGLAMQLTNILRDVGEDARRGRIYLPSEDLKKFNYSEQDLFEYVVDRRWIALMDFEIQRARDLYAKAESGISSLQRDARWPVWASLMLYRQILNAIERNHYQVFRNRAYVSKLRKAVALPLAWWRAQYRY, via the coding sequence ATGACCTCCCTGACCCAATCGATCGAACTCTGTCGGCGAATTACCGCCCACCACGCTAAGACGTTCTACTTGGGATCGTTGTTGATGCCTGCGGATAAGCGGCATGCCATCTGGGCGATTTATGCCTGGTTGCGGCAAACCGACGAACTTGTAGACGGTGCGGAAGCCGAGGGGCTTTCTCCAAAAGCGCTGCAGTCAAAACTGGATGGCTGGGCAGAGCGCATGGAGTCTCTATTCGAGACTGACACCTCGTCTGTAAAAACGGAGATTGCTCTGGCGGATGCCATTGCTCGCTACAAAATCCCCATTCGACCCTTTCGGGAGATGATTGCGGGGCAGCGGATGGATTTAGAGCGCGATCGCTATGAAACTTGGGAGGAATTGCGGCTCTATTGCTATCGCGTTGCCGGCACTGTCGGGGAAATGTCTTCAGCCATTATGGGGTTTGCCCCCGGTCGAGAGGCGATGGAGGAGGCGATCTCGCTGGGATTGGCGATGCAGCTCACCAATATTTTGCGGGATGTGGGGGAAGATGCCCGTCGCGGTCGCATTTATCTGCCGTCAGAAGACCTGAAGAAATTTAACTATTCCGAGCAAGATTTGTTCGAGTACGTGGTCGATCGCCGTTGGATTGCACTGATGGATTTTGAAATTCAGCGGGCGCGGGATCTGTATGCCAAAGCGGAGTCGGGAATTTCGTCCCTGCAGCGGGATGCCCGCTGGCCGGTGTGGGCTTCTCTGATGCTGTACCGACAAATTTTGAATGCGATCGAACGCAATCACTATCAAGTCTTTCGCAATCGCGCCTATGTCTCCAAACTGCGCAAGGCTGTCGCACTTCCCTTGGCTTGGTGGCGAGCCCAATATCGTTACTAA
- the fusA gene encoding elongation factor G has translation MKDLTLYRNIGIFAHVDAGKTTTTERILKLTGKIHKIGEVHDGAATTDFMEQEQERGITIQSAATSCVWKDHQLNIIDTPGHVDFTIEVYRSLKVLDGGVGVFCASGGVEPQSETNWRYANDSKVARIIYVNKLDRTGADFYRVVKQVEDILAAKPLVMVLPIGAENEFVGVVDLLTRKAWVWDDSGEPMNYEIQDVPADMVEDVETYRELLIETALEQDDDLMERYLEEEELTIEEIQRCIRKGTRELAFFPTYCGSSFKNKGVQLVLDAVVDYLPHPAEVNPQPEMDLEGNETGSFAYVDPEKPLRALAFKIVDDRFGALTFTRIYSGTLSKGDTVLNTATGKTERIGRLVEMHADSREEIDSAQAGDIVAIVGLKNVKTGHTLCDPKQPATLEPMVFPEPVISIAVAPKKKGGSEKMGVALNKMVQEDPSFQVETDIETGEIILKGMGELHLDIKVDILRRTHGVEVEVGKPQVAYRESITRRFEDSYTHKKQSGGSGQYGKIDYAIEPGEPGSGFVFESKVTGGNVPREFWTAVEKGFASSLEKGVLAGFPCVDLKVTLTDGAYHAVDSSAIAFEIAAKAAYRQTVPKAGPQLLEPIMRVDAFTPDDYVGDVIGDLNRRRGTIKAQDSTPTGARIKADVPLSEMFGYIGDLRTMTSGRGQFSMSFSHYAPCPKNVAEAVIAEAKERAAAA, from the coding sequence ATGAAAGACCTCACTCTCTACCGCAACATCGGCATCTTCGCTCACGTAGACGCGGGTAAGACCACCACCACCGAACGCATTCTGAAGCTCACCGGCAAGATCCACAAGATCGGCGAGGTGCATGACGGGGCGGCCACCACGGACTTCATGGAGCAGGAGCAAGAGCGCGGCATCACGATTCAGTCCGCTGCCACTAGCTGCGTGTGGAAAGACCATCAGCTCAACATTATCGATACCCCCGGCCACGTCGATTTCACCATCGAGGTCTATCGTTCCCTCAAGGTTCTGGACGGCGGTGTTGGCGTCTTCTGCGCTTCGGGCGGCGTGGAGCCCCAGTCCGAAACCAACTGGCGGTATGCCAACGACTCCAAAGTGGCCCGCATTATCTATGTGAATAAGCTCGATCGCACGGGGGCAGATTTCTATCGGGTGGTTAAGCAGGTGGAAGACATCCTCGCTGCCAAGCCATTGGTGATGGTATTGCCCATCGGTGCAGAGAACGAGTTTGTCGGGGTTGTGGATCTGCTCACGCGCAAGGCGTGGGTCTGGGACGACTCTGGCGAGCCGATGAACTATGAGATTCAAGATGTTCCTGCAGACATGGTGGAGGATGTCGAAACCTATCGCGAGCTGTTGATCGAGACCGCTCTCGAACAGGACGATGACTTGATGGAGCGGTATCTGGAAGAGGAAGAGCTTACCATTGAGGAAATTCAACGGTGCATCCGCAAGGGCACTCGCGAGCTTGCTTTCTTCCCCACCTACTGCGGCTCTTCCTTTAAGAATAAGGGGGTGCAGTTAGTGCTCGACGCGGTGGTGGACTATCTGCCCCATCCCGCCGAGGTGAATCCACAGCCCGAGATGGATCTAGAGGGCAACGAAACCGGCAGCTTTGCTTATGTCGATCCCGAAAAACCTTTGCGGGCTTTAGCCTTCAAGATCGTGGACGATCGCTTTGGCGCCCTCACCTTCACCCGTATCTATTCCGGCACCCTGTCCAAGGGCGATACCGTACTCAACACGGCAACGGGCAAGACCGAGCGCATTGGCCGTCTGGTAGAAATGCATGCCGATTCTCGCGAAGAGATCGACTCGGCGCAGGCAGGAGATATTGTGGCGATCGTCGGTCTGAAGAATGTTAAGACCGGTCATACCCTCTGCGATCCAAAACAGCCCGCCACGTTGGAACCGATGGTGTTCCCCGAACCCGTCATCTCCATTGCCGTGGCCCCCAAAAAGAAAGGTGGCTCGGAGAAGATGGGTGTGGCCCTGAACAAGATGGTTCAGGAAGACCCCTCCTTCCAGGTGGAAACGGATATAGAGACAGGCGAAATCATTCTCAAAGGGATGGGGGAACTGCATCTGGATATTAAGGTCGATATCCTGCGGCGCACCCACGGCGTTGAGGTGGAAGTGGGCAAACCGCAGGTGGCTTACCGCGAGTCCATCACCCGACGGTTTGAAGATAGCTACACCCACAAGAAGCAATCGGGTGGTTCCGGTCAATACGGCAAAATCGATTACGCGATCGAGCCCGGAGAACCGGGTAGTGGCTTCGTGTTCGAGTCAAAAGTGACGGGCGGCAACGTTCCCAGAGAATTCTGGACAGCGGTGGAGAAGGGCTTTGCCAGCAGCCTCGAAAAGGGCGTGTTAGCGGGTTTCCCCTGCGTAGACCTGAAGGTTACGTTGACGGATGGTGCTTACCACGCAGTTGATTCCTCTGCGATCGCCTTCGAGATCGCGGCTAAGGCTGCCTATCGGCAAACCGTACCGAAGGCCGGACCTCAGCTACTGGAGCCAATTATGAGGGTGGATGCATTCACGCCAGACGATTACGTTGGTGATGTGATTGGCGATCTGAACCGCCGACGCGGCACGATCAAGGCCCAGGATTCAACTCCGACAGGGGCTCGCATTAAAGCAGATGTGCCGTTGAGCGAGATGTTTGGCTATATCGGCGACCTGCGCACCATGACCTCCGGCCGCGGTCAGTTCTCTATGTCCTTCTCCCACTACGCTCCTTGCCCGAAAAATGTGGCAGAAGCAGTGATTGCAGAGGCTAAGGAGCGGGCAGCGGCAGCTTAG
- a CDS encoding ATP-binding cassette domain-containing protein, whose protein sequence is MAAIAVESLSKSYPVAVKQPGLAGTLRHFFRRTYRQVEAVRQVSFQIEPGEVVGFLGPNGAGKTTTLKMLTGLIHPSSGRVRVVGFEPFQRKRGFLEKITLVMGQKQQLIWDLPALDSLKINAAVYGIDDSAFQRRVGELSEMLALESKLTQPVRKLSLGERMKAELLAALLHQPTVLFLDEPTLGLDVNAQVAVRDFLRQYNERYRATILLTSHYMADITALCDRVLVIYEGQAIYDGRLDSLLEKFAPYREVKVELARDYPRAQLSSYGELQGLEGRQARFVLQRDRLTATVAQLLADLEVADLTVTDPPVEEVIGRVFRAGAVA, encoded by the coding sequence ATGGCAGCGATCGCGGTTGAATCTTTGAGTAAGTCCTACCCGGTGGCGGTCAAGCAGCCGGGGTTGGCCGGGACGTTGCGACATTTTTTTCGGCGCACCTACCGGCAGGTGGAGGCAGTGCGGCAGGTGTCGTTTCAGATCGAGCCGGGAGAAGTGGTGGGGTTTTTGGGGCCGAATGGGGCGGGCAAAACCACCACGCTAAAAATGCTGACGGGACTGATTCATCCCAGCTCGGGCCGAGTCAGGGTGGTGGGGTTCGAGCCTTTCCAGCGCAAGCGGGGGTTTTTAGAAAAAATCACCTTGGTCATGGGTCAAAAGCAGCAACTGATTTGGGACTTGCCCGCGCTCGACTCCCTCAAAATCAATGCGGCAGTATACGGCATTGACGACTCCGCGTTTCAGCGGCGGGTGGGGGAGTTGAGCGAGATGCTGGCTCTGGAAAGCAAGCTGACCCAACCGGTGCGCAAACTGTCATTGGGGGAGCGCATGAAGGCGGAGCTGCTGGCGGCACTGTTGCACCAACCCACGGTTCTGTTTCTGGACGAGCCTACGCTGGGTTTGGATGTCAATGCTCAGGTGGCGGTGCGGGATTTTTTGCGTCAGTATAACGAGCGCTATCGGGCCACGATTTTGCTAACCAGCCACTACATGGCGGACATTACGGCTCTGTGCGATCGCGTTCTCGTCATCTACGAAGGCCAAGCGATCTACGATGGCAGATTGGACAGCCTGCTGGAAAAATTTGCCCCCTACCGCGAAGTCAAGGTGGAGTTGGCCCGCGATTACCCCCGAGCGCAATTGAGCAGCTATGGCGAATTACAGGGGCTAGAGGGGCGGCAGGCTCGATTTGTCCTGCAGCGCGATCGCCTGACTGCCACGGTGGCTCAACTACTGGCAGATTTAGAGGTGGCGGACCTAACCGTGACCGATCCCCCCGTTGAAGAGGTCATCGGTCGGGTGTTTCGAGCGGGAGCCGTGGCATGA
- a CDS encoding ABC-2 family transporter protein gives MRQVLRRARVLLVVYYAYMLEYRAELVFWLLSGTLPFIVMGIWMEAARTGSFPLSPLEFARYFLAVFLIRQLSVVWVIWDFEKEILEGKLSPLLLQPIDPVWRHFAGHAAERIARTPFIAIAVGFFFCLYPAAFWLPRLDRLLMFAIAAGAVFAMRFLIQYTLAISSFWIERSTALFNLWFLFYIFLSGMIAPLDVFPEAVRQVVLWTPLPYLVDFPANLLLGRPVSIGQAIAVFAIWGGVLLALNRWLWRRGLRHYSAMGA, from the coding sequence ATGAGGCAGGTGTTGCGCAGGGCGCGCGTCTTGCTGGTGGTGTATTACGCCTACATGCTGGAGTATCGGGCCGAGCTGGTGTTTTGGCTGCTCTCGGGCACACTGCCATTCATTGTTATGGGCATTTGGATGGAGGCGGCTCGAACGGGCAGTTTCCCCCTATCGCCGCTGGAGTTTGCCCGCTATTTTCTTGCGGTCTTCCTAATCCGCCAACTCAGTGTTGTCTGGGTGATTTGGGATTTCGAGAAAGAGATATTAGAGGGCAAGCTCTCTCCCCTCCTGCTGCAGCCAATCGATCCGGTGTGGCGGCATTTTGCCGGACATGCTGCCGAACGTATCGCCCGCACGCCATTCATTGCAATCGCCGTGGGCTTTTTCTTCTGTCTCTATCCTGCAGCCTTTTGGCTGCCAAGGCTCGATCGCCTATTGATGTTTGCGATCGCGGCTGGGGCTGTGTTTGCGATGCGGTTTCTGATTCAGTACACGCTGGCAATCTCGTCCTTTTGGATCGAACGGTCCACGGCACTGTTCAACTTGTGGTTTCTGTTCTATATTTTCTTGTCGGGCATGATTGCCCCGCTAGATGTGTTTCCCGAGGCAGTGAGACAGGTGGTGTTGTGGACGCCACTGCCCTATCTGGTGGATTTTCCGGCCAATTTGCTGTTGGGGCGTCCAGTAAGCATCGGGCAGGCGATCGCGGTGTTTGCCATCTGGGGTGGAGTTCTGCTGGCACTGAATCGCTGGCTGTGGCGGCGGGGGTTGCGGCACTACTCGGCGATGGGAGCGTAG
- a CDS encoding ABC transporter permease: MWRYLRVLGLFWGAALAAEMEYRANFVVAALSSLGNLAGSVFSLFLFYRTGYTFQGWSWEEALVVLGIFTLLQGLSNTFLAPNLNKIVRLVQEGTLDFVLLKPISSQFQLSFRAMSPWGLPDVFFGSGMVLFAGDRLHLSPAAYLFGLPPLAFGILSLYSLWFILGATSVWFVKIYNVTEVLRGLLEAGRYPIVAYPAIYRFFFTFVIPVAFLTSVPAEAVVGRAQLGWTLGAAVLAGGLLCAAHQFWRFALRFYTSASS; this comes from the coding sequence TTGTGGCGCTACCTGCGGGTGCTGGGATTGTTTTGGGGCGCAGCGCTGGCGGCTGAGATGGAATATCGCGCCAATTTTGTGGTGGCGGCGTTGAGTAGTTTGGGAAATTTGGCGGGCAGTGTGTTCAGCCTGTTTTTGTTTTATCGGACCGGCTATACGTTTCAGGGGTGGAGTTGGGAAGAGGCGTTGGTGGTATTGGGCATTTTCACGCTGCTGCAGGGCCTTTCCAATACGTTTTTGGCTCCCAATCTCAATAAAATCGTGCGACTGGTTCAAGAGGGTACACTCGATTTTGTCTTGCTCAAACCGATTAGCAGTCAGTTCCAACTGTCGTTTCGAGCCATGTCCCCTTGGGGATTGCCAGATGTGTTTTTCGGCAGTGGGATGGTCTTGTTTGCCGGCGATCGTCTCCATCTCTCCCCGGCTGCCTATCTATTCGGTCTTCCCCCTCTTGCCTTTGGCATTCTCAGTCTTTACAGTCTCTGGTTTATTCTCGGAGCCACCAGTGTTTGGTTTGTCAAAATCTATAACGTGACTGAAGTGTTGCGGGGATTATTGGAAGCCGGTCGCTATCCAATTGTGGCCTATCCAGCTATCTATCGATTCTTTTTCACGTTTGTGATTCCCGTCGCTTTTCTCACCAGTGTGCCGGCGGAGGCGGTTGTGGGGCGGGCGCAGTTGGGCTGGACGTTGGGGGCTGCAGTTTTGGCTGGAGGGTTGTTATGTGCCGCCCATCAGTTTTGGCGGTTTGCGCTGCGGTTTTATACCAGTGCCTCCAGTTGA
- a CDS encoding AI-2E family transporter, giving the protein MKIAQWAGLIALCAIVFLLWQVRQLAMLLFAGIVLSVALDTLARVPQRYGIKRGPALAIAILTVLVGLTVLGLLVVPPLVDQIADLTALIPDALRELENLAEEAISRLSDRVELPNLLELFNTITPQTTRLIGQSLMFLNSSLNIVIGIFLVGILTILLLLDPASYTSAFVRIFPAFYRPRIRYILHRCDRSLRGWVVGIVINSLFIAILSGLGLWALGVPLVLAHATIAGLLNFIPNIGPTLSVLPPLIVALTVDPLKALGVIVLYIILQNIETGVLTPLVMARQVSLLPGLILLAQLFFASFFGFLGLFLALPLAAVLQVWLREVVIVDVLDRWHSDGLEPKSFEVVPAFSDATPLLARKTDGGESKRIDSNPITPDRKDSTYPD; this is encoded by the coding sequence ATGAAAATCGCCCAGTGGGCCGGATTGATTGCACTCTGTGCAATAGTGTTTCTGCTGTGGCAAGTACGGCAGCTCGCGATGCTGCTGTTTGCCGGGATTGTGCTGTCGGTGGCGCTAGATACCTTGGCCCGCGTTCCGCAACGGTATGGCATTAAGCGAGGACCTGCACTGGCGATCGCCATCTTGACGGTGCTGGTCGGTTTGACAGTATTGGGACTGTTGGTGGTGCCTCCATTGGTGGACCAAATTGCAGACCTCACTGCTTTGATCCCCGATGCGTTGCGTGAATTGGAAAATCTGGCAGAAGAAGCGATCTCTCGTCTGTCAGACCGGGTAGAGCTACCTAATTTACTGGAGCTATTCAATACCATTACGCCCCAAACCACTCGACTGATCGGCCAGTCGCTGATGTTTCTGAACAGCTCCCTCAATATTGTCATCGGCATTTTCTTGGTGGGCATCCTTACCATTCTGCTGCTGCTCGATCCCGCCTCCTACACCAGCGCCTTCGTGCGCATCTTTCCTGCCTTCTATCGCCCTCGAATTCGCTATATTCTCCATCGTTGCGATCGCTCTTTACGCGGCTGGGTGGTGGGCATTGTGATTAACTCCTTATTTATTGCCATCTTGAGCGGCTTGGGGTTGTGGGCTCTCGGCGTGCCGCTGGTGCTCGCCCATGCCACCATCGCCGGGTTGCTCAACTTTATCCCGAATATTGGCCCTACCCTAAGTGTTTTGCCCCCCCTGATCGTAGCTTTGACAGTAGACCCACTCAAAGCGTTGGGGGTCATTGTTCTCTATATCATTTTGCAAAACATCGAAACGGGGGTTTTGACGCCGTTGGTGATGGCCCGTCAGGTGTCGTTGCTGCCCGGGCTGATTTTGTTGGCACAATTATTCTTCGCCAGCTTCTTCGGTTTTCTCGGACTATTTTTGGCCTTGCCGCTGGCGGCGGTTTTGCAGGTTTGGCTGCGGGAGGTGGTGATTGTGGATGTACTCGATCGCTGGCACAGCGATGGTCTCGAACCCAAGAGCTTTGAGGTCGTACCCGCCTTCTCGGACGCTACACCCTTGTTAGCCCGGAAGACGGATGGCGGAGAAAGTAAACGTATAGACTCTAATCCCATAACCCCCGATCGTAAGGACAGTACTTACCCCGATTAG
- a CDS encoding Uma2 family endonuclease, which produces MTGMLVKVPPSCTVTPEQFEHLAAANPELRLELTAAGRLIVMSPTGSEGGRQNARLTIAIGNWALTSRAGEIFDSSTGFTLPNGAIRSPDVAWIEQSRWDALPPQQRKGFAPICPDFVLELASETDDIEELRDKMQEYIDNGCRLGWSIDPRTGWVEIYRGDRPVERLKSPQVLSGEAVLVGLEIQLDKLFPEGFEPQP; this is translated from the coding sequence ATGACTGGAATGCTAGTGAAGGTGCCGCCTAGCTGCACGGTAACTCCAGAACAATTCGAGCACTTGGCGGCAGCAAATCCAGAGCTGAGACTGGAGTTGACAGCAGCAGGGAGATTGATAGTCATGTCGCCCACTGGGAGTGAGGGGGGACGCCAGAATGCCAGATTGACGATCGCGATCGGAAACTGGGCTTTAACCAGTCGCGCAGGAGAAATTTTTGATTCTTCTACGGGGTTTACGCTACCCAATGGAGCCATTCGCTCCCCCGATGTGGCTTGGATCGAGCAGTCTCGTTGGGATGCACTACCTCCACAGCAACGGAAGGGATTTGCACCCATTTGTCCCGATTTTGTCTTGGAACTGGCTTCTGAAACAGACGATATTGAGGAACTGCGGGACAAGATGCAGGAATATATCGACAATGGCTGTCGGCTGGGATGGTCGATCGATCCGCGTACGGGATGGGTGGAAATTTATCGAGGCGATCGCCCTGTCGAGCGACTCAAATCGCCCCAAGTCTTGTCCGGCGAAGCGGTCTTAGTGGGTTTGGAGATCCAGTTAGACAAGCTTTTTCCTGAAGGTTTTGAACCTCAGCCTTAA
- a CDS encoding Uma2 family endonuclease encodes MVGVLVKVPSSITVTPEQFEQLAVANPDLRLELTAEGQLIAMPPTGTESGGYNAELTADVAIWNRRARLGKVFDSSTGFTLPNGAIRSPDVAWIEQSRWDALTLQQRKGFAPICPDFVLELASETDDIGELRDEMQEYIDNGCRLGWSIDPRTGWVEIYRGDRPVERLKSPQTLSDEAILPGLTLDLKAIFPKGFGRSH; translated from the coding sequence ATGGTTGGAGTGTTAGTGAAGGTGCCGTCTAGCATCACAGTGACCCCAGAGCAATTCGAGCAGTTGGCGGTAGCGAATCCCGATCTGCGGCTGGAGTTGACGGCTGAAGGACAATTGATTGCGATGCCCCCGACAGGAACGGAAAGCGGCGGTTACAATGCCGAGCTGACAGCTGACGTTGCGATCTGGAATCGCCGCGCGCGCCTGGGGAAAGTATTCGACTCTTCTACGGGGTTTACGCTGCCCAATGGAGCCATTCGCTCCCCCGATGTGGCTTGGATCGAGCAGTCTCGTTGGGATGCCCTAACTCTGCAGCAACGGAAGGGATTTGCACCCATTTGTCCCGATTTTGTCTTGGAACTGGCTTCCGAAACAGACGATATTGGGGAACTGCGGGACGAGATGCAGGAATATATCGACAACGGCTGTCGGCTGGGATGGTCGATCGATCCGCGTACGGGATGGGTGGAAATTTATCGAGGCGATCGCCCTGTCGAGCGACTCAAATCGCCCCAAACTCTGTCCGACGAAGCGATTTTACCGGGGTTAACCCTCGATCTGAAGGCTATTTTCCCCAAGGGGTTTGGGCGATCGCACTGA
- the gcvT gene encoding glycine cleavage system aminomethyltransferase GcvT produces the protein MSADSLLRTPLYDRHVALGARMVPFSGWEMPLQYSGTLAEHRAVRSQVGVFDISHMGKFLLRGAQVRSQLERLVPSSLADLEKGQGRYTVLLNERGGIVDDLIFYCGGGDPERAGWEVWAVIVNAATTQKDKDWLLQHLEEVELRDRSAEQSLLAIQGPEAEAAFQPLVRDDLGAIARFGHATVALKNSEDFAFVARTGYTGEDGFEVMLPIAAGVQLWDRLLDAGVTPCGLGSRDTLRLEASLHLYGQDMDDDTTPLEASLGWLVHWKRKGEFIGRSVLERQKAEGLPRKLAWVTMDGREIARPGYDVMVDGSTVGTVVSGTKSPMLGKGIAIAYLPPALAKSGTKIEIAIRGKHCPATVVKRPFYPQ, from the coding sequence ATGTCTGCAGACTCTTTGCTCCGCACCCCCCTTTACGATCGCCATGTTGCCCTCGGTGCCCGCATGGTTCCCTTTAGTGGCTGGGAGATGCCCCTACAATACTCCGGCACGCTGGCCGAACACCGTGCCGTGCGATCGCAAGTGGGGGTATTCGACATTTCCCACATGGGCAAGTTTCTGCTGCGGGGAGCGCAGGTGCGATCGCAATTGGAGCGCTTGGTGCCCAGTAGTTTGGCGGATCTAGAGAAGGGGCAGGGGCGCTACACGGTGCTGCTGAACGAGAGGGGCGGCATTGTGGATGACTTAATTTTCTATTGTGGCGGAGGCGATCCCGAGCGGGCGGGATGGGAGGTTTGGGCGGTTATTGTGAATGCGGCCACTACCCAGAAGGATAAGGACTGGCTGCTGCAGCATTTGGAGGAGGTAGAGTTGCGCGATCGCTCTGCCGAGCAGAGTCTTTTAGCGATCCAGGGGCCTGAGGCTGAGGCAGCATTTCAGCCGTTGGTGCGGGACGATCTGGGGGCGATCGCCCGCTTCGGTCACGCCACAGTTGCCCTCAAAAACAGCGAGGACTTCGCTTTTGTGGCTCGAACGGGATACACGGGGGAAGACGGTTTTGAGGTCATGCTGCCCATTGCGGCAGGCGTGCAATTGTGGGATCGGCTGCTCGATGCTGGCGTGACCCCTTGCGGCTTGGGCTCGCGGGATACGCTGCGATTGGAAGCGTCGCTACATCTCTACGGCCAGGATATGGATGACGACACCACGCCGTTAGAGGCTTCCTTAGGTTGGCTGGTGCATTGGAAGCGCAAAGGGGAGTTTATCGGCAGGTCCGTGCTGGAGCGGCAAAAGGCTGAAGGACTCCCTCGCAAGCTGGCTTGGGTAACGATGGACGGTCGCGAAATTGCCCGCCCGGGTTATGACGTCATGGTGGACGGCAGCACAGTTGGCACAGTGGTGAGTGGCACAAAGTCGCCGATGTTGGGCAAGGGGATTGCGATCGCCTATTTACCTCCTGCGCTGGCCAAGTCGGGGACAAAGATTGAGATCGCCATTCGGGGCAAGCACTGTCCGGCAACGGTGGTGAAGCGTCCGTTCTATCCTCAGTAG
- the gloA gene encoding lactoylglutathione lyase — protein sequence MRILHTMLRVGDLDRSLQFYCDVLGMTLLRKKDYPGGEFTLAFVGYGPESEGAVIELTYNWGVDSYDLGDAYGHIALGVEDIYGTCDAIKARGGEVVREPGPMKHGSTVIAFVKDPDGYKIELIQRQEAGDRAPEVAATAAS from the coding sequence ATGCGAATTTTGCATACGATGCTGAGGGTGGGAGATCTCGATCGCTCTTTGCAGTTCTATTGCGATGTGCTGGGTATGACGCTTCTGCGCAAAAAGGACTATCCGGGCGGCGAGTTTACCTTGGCATTTGTGGGTTACGGTCCCGAGTCGGAGGGGGCAGTTATCGAGTTGACCTACAACTGGGGGGTAGATAGCTACGATTTAGGGGATGCCTACGGCCACATTGCGCTCGGGGTTGAAGATATTTATGGCACTTGCGATGCCATCAAAGCGCGGGGTGGCGAAGTGGTGCGCGAACCCGGTCCAATGAAGCACGGCTCGACGGTGATTGCCTTTGTGAAAGATCCCGATGGCTACAAGATCGAGCTGATTCAGCGGCAGGAAGCTGGCGATCGTGCCCCTGAAGTGGCCGCAACGGCAGCCAGTTAA
- a CDS encoding carbon dioxide-concentrating mechanism protein CcmK has protein sequence MTQKAVGSIETKGFPGILAAADAMVKAGRVTLTFYSRAGSARFFIVIRGDVSEVKIAMDAGVAAVENAPGGSLESWVIVPRPHENVVAILPIDYTEESLPFRESTEGIPTFGAPRP, from the coding sequence ATGACGCAAAAAGCAGTAGGCTCGATTGAAACGAAAGGGTTTCCCGGTATTCTGGCGGCTGCCGATGCCATGGTTAAGGCAGGTCGGGTCACGTTGACCTTCTACAGCCGTGCCGGTAGTGCGCGGTTCTTCATTGTTATTCGCGGCGATGTGTCCGAAGTTAAAATCGCGATGGATGCTGGTGTTGCAGCGGTGGAGAATGCCCCTGGCGGTTCTCTGGAATCGTGGGTGATTGTGCCCCGCCCTCACGAGAATGTGGTGGCGATTTTGCCCATCGACTATACGGAAGAGTCTTTGCCGTTCCGCGAGTCAACGGAGGGGATACCGACATTCGGGGCTCCTCGACCGTAG
- a CDS encoding BMC domain-containing protein, which produces MPDAVGVVQTIGFPGVLAAADAMVKGAEVTLVTYAGAESGQYFVAIRGSISEVEQAMAAGLDAVENQAVGASVLNHYIVANPPENIVSVLPLEYTEADEPFR; this is translated from the coding sequence ATGCCCGATGCTGTAGGCGTCGTCCAAACAATTGGATTCCCCGGTGTTTTGGCTGCTGCGGATGCGATGGTGAAGGGGGCTGAAGTGACCCTCGTAACCTATGCAGGGGCCGAGAGCGGTCAGTATTTTGTTGCAATTCGCGGCAGTATATCCGAGGTCGAGCAGGCCATGGCAGCGGGATTAGATGCGGTTGAAAATCAGGCGGTGGGGGCATCAGTGCTCAACCACTACATCGTGGCCAATCCGCCGGAGAATATCGTTTCGGTCTTGCCCCTCGAATACACAGAAGCGGACGAGCCTTTCCGCTAA